The Amycolatopsis umgeniensis DNA segment ACACGTTCGTGTCGACGTCGCCGAGCTGGCCGTTGACCGGCTGGATGTCCACCTGCGGGAAGCCCGGCTTCAGCGCCACCGTGACGGCGACCAGGACGTCGGTCGCGGTCACCTTGGTGACATAGGTCTCGAAGTCCGGCTGCCCGTCGCCCGTGGTGTCGATGTCCACGAACGGCGAGGTGTTGCTGCCCAGGTTGGCCAGGTCGCTCCAGGTGGTGAGGCCGAAGGCCAGCAACGCGTTCTCCGGCTCACCCTGCGCCTTGGCCAGCGGGGCCGTGGACGCCGCGCCGATGTAGCGCAGGTCACCACCCTTGGCGGTCTGGTTCAGCGTGCAGTCGGTGGTGACGTCGCCGTCGCACTCGGGCAGCTGCGGGGATTCCGCCTGCAGTTCGAGCACGCTGATCAGCGAGCGGTACCGCTGCGGACCGGTGCCCTGGTCCACGCCCTTGCCGGTCAGGTTCAGCACGGCCTGGTTCTGGCCCGCGCCGAAGTTGACGTTGCCCGGGGTGCTGATGGACGAGACGGGCTTCGGCGCGGAGTACACCGAGAGCCGCAGCGGAACGGTCGTGCCGCTCTTCGGGGTGAACGCGATCCGGCCGGAGGCGTCCGCCACGAACTGCCGGGCGAGGCCGACCTGCGTCGCCGCCATGGTCGGGTCCATGACCTTGCGGAGCGCCTTGGGGTCGGCGATCTTCAGGGTCACCTTGACCAGCGCGACACCGCGCGGGCTCAGCTTCACGGTCGGCTTGTCCACTGTGTACTCGACACCGGGGAGCGCGTTCACGGCTTCGTAGCCCACCGAGTACTCGACCGGCTTGAGGCCCTTGTTGACCACCTTGACCGTCTTGGTCAGGGTGACCGGACCGCCCGCTTCGACGACGCCGAAGTTGACCGTGACGGAGCCGGGGTTGTCGACGACGTAGGCCAGGACCTGGTTGTCCAGCGCGGCCTTCGCGTCGATCCGGCCGCTGCCGACGCGCTGCGGACCGTAGGTGCGGCCCGAAGCGTCGTGGATGTCGTGACCGGCGGTGTTGATGACCGAGGCCTTGACCTCCTCGACCGACCAGTCGGGGTGCGCCTGACGGATCAGGGCGGTGATACCCGAGGTGTGCGGTGCCGCCATCGAGGTCCCGGAGATGACCAGACGGCCCGCCCCGCTTCCGCTCAACGCCGACGAGATCGAGTCACCCGGCGCCGCGACGTCCGGCTTGACGGCCGGTCCGCGCCCGCCACGCGAGGTGAACGAGCTCGGGGTGTCCACAATGGTCTGGTCGAAGGTCGGCACGGACACGCGGCCCTTGCCGGTCATGCGAACCTGCAGCGTTCCGGCGTTGAGCGCCGGGCGCAGCGAAGCGGTCGCGCTGCCGGTCAGCTGGAACGTCGGCGTGGCCGCGTTGCCCGCGATACCGGCCGAGAAGTGCTCCAGGGTGGACGAGAACACCGCGCCCTTGGCACCGGCGGCCTGCGCGTTGTTCGAACGGGCGCCCGAACCGCAGGCGCGGGTCGCGTCGTTGTCGTCCCATTCGAGCCAGACGATCTTGCCCGCGGCCTTCGCCTTGTCGGCGTCGGAGTACGGGGCACATCCGGCCGCGTTGGCGGCGGACAGGGAGACCACCGGCGCGGTGACGTCGAGCGTGTCGTAGGTCGCGTAGTTCTGGCTGAACTGCCCGGTCTTCGCGCCCTTGACCCCGGCGGGGGCCACGGCCTCGATGGCGTCGCGCAGGACGGACGCGTCACGGCTGCTGGCGACGGTCAGCGCCTCGGGCGTGTTGCCCGGCGCGCCGCCGACGTCGTTGAGGTCGCCGCCGTTGCCCGCGGAGAACACCGGGACGACGTTGTTCGCGGCGATCTTGCGCACGAACAGCGAGTCCGGGTCGTCCGGGGTGGCGAAGTCGCCGCCCAGCGACAGGTTGACCACGTCGAGGTGGTCGGTGAAGTCACCGTCACCGTCCGGGTCGAGCGACCAGTCGAGCGCCTGCGAGGTGACGTTGGTCGAGCCGTCGCAGCCGAAGACCTTGATCGCGTACAGGAGGGCCTTGGGCGCGGTGCCCGGGCCGATCTGCATCGCTTCGAGCTTCTTCTTGTTCAGCTTCTTGTAGTCACCCGTGAACGTCTTGCCCGCTTCGTCCACGCCGAATCCGGCGACCGTGCCCGCGACGTGCGTGCCGTGGTGGCCGCACGAGAGCGGGTTGGGGTCCGGCTTCGGGGTCTTGAGGGCCGGGTCGGCGCTGCCCGAGTCGTAGGCGTCGCCGACCAGGTCGATACCGCCGACGACCTTGTCGGTCGGGAAGGCGGGGGTGGCCTGGTCGCGGTTGATCGCGTTGTACGCCGCGGCCGTACCCGGACCGCCGAAGTCGGCGTGGGTGTAGTCGATGCCGTCGTCGATCACGCCGACGCGGATGCCGTCGCCGTAGCGGCCGGTCTGCTGCCACGAGGCGAGCGTGTTGGTCAGCTGGACCGCGCTGGAGTTGGTGCGGGTCTTCGGCACGACCTTCTTGACCGAGACGACGTCCGGCCGCTTCGCCAGCTCGCGGATCTTCGCGGCGTCGGCCGTGACGACCGCGCCCGCGACCGCGTTGGAGGTCTGGGTGACCAGCTGGGTCCCGGCGTCGGCGGCCTTGAGCTGCCCGACGACGGAGTTCACCGTCGCGGCGGCGTCGGCCTTGGCGTCCTTGGCCGCCTTCTTGGCCTTCTCCTTGCCGGCACCCTTGTTCTGCTCGGCGTTGAAGGCGTCGACGGCGGGCTGCTTGGCCAGCTCGACGAAGGCGGTGATCTGGCCTTGGGCGGCCTTGAGCTTCGGCTCGACCTTCCCCTGGAATCCGTTACGGTCGATCTTCGCCGGCGTGACGCCGTCCGCGAGGGGGACATCCTGTGCGGCCGCGGTCGCGCCCGTCACGGACGTCGCGAGCAACGCGGCGAAGACCGCGGCCGATGAGCGGATGGCCCACCGGGGTACGCGGGATCTGTTCATGAGTACGTGCCCTCACTCGAGGCCTTGACTCGGAACCTGCCTGCCGCTCGAACACACCCCCGACGGTGAGCCCCGGCGCCGCGCCGTGCCCTTGACGGCGCGATGGTTCGGCCTCGCCGGAAGAACCTATCGGCCCGTCCACCCGACTTCAGTAGGCAATTTTCACCCGTTATTGAATCTTGCTCTTCGCAATCTTGTGGCCACCAGGGGAAAAGTGCACGGAGAACAACTACGACTTGTTGCCAGATAACGAAAGCCGCGTCCGGAGACGCGGCTTTCGTTACAGGCTTTTCAGGTCAGCCGAAGTTGACGGCGCGAATGGTGTGCGCGCCGACGGTGGCGCCGATCGGCTCCAGCAGGTGCGAGTCCACGGAACGGTCCACACGCAGCAGCATGACCGCGTCCGCGCCGTCGGTGGTCTGGCTGATCTGCGCGGCCTCGATGTTGATGCCCGCCTCGCCGAGCAGCGTGCCGACGCGGCCCATGATGCCCGGCCGGTCCGGGTACTCGAGCAGCAGCACGTTGCCCTCGGCACGCAGGTCGAAGTGGCGGCCGTTGACCTCGACCAGCTTCTCGACCTCGTCCTTGCCGGTGACCGAACCGGACACCGAGAGGGTCGCGCCGTCGGAGTAGACCGCGCGGACGGTGACCAGGCTGCGGAACTTGGGGCTTTCGGGCTCGGTGACCAGTTCGACCTGGACACCCAGCTCCTCCGCCACCCGCGGCGCGTTCACGAAGGTGACCTGGTCTTCGACGACGCCGGAGAACACGCCGCGCTCGGCCGCGAGCGGCAGCACGCTGACGTCCTCGTTGGACAGTTCGCCCTTGACCACGACGGTGACCGAGGTCGGCGCCTTCGGGTTGAGCGCGGTCAGCACGGTGCCGAGCTTCTGGGTGAGCGAGAGGTACGGGCGGACGTGCTCGCCGACCGTGCCGCCGCCCGCGACGTTCACCGCGTCCGGCACGAAGTCGCCGCGCAGCGCGAGCAGCACGGACTTCGCGACGTCGGTGCCCGCGCGGTCCTGCGCCTCGGCCGTCGACGCGCCGAGGTGCGGCGTGACGACGACGTTCGGCAGGCCGAACAACGGGCTCTCGGTGGTGGGCTCGGTGACGAACACGTCGATACCGGCGCCGCCGACGTGACCGGAGCTGACCGCGTCCGCCAGTGCCTGCTCGTCGATCAGCCCGCCACGCGCGGCGTTGACGATGATGACGCCCTGCTTGACCTTCTTGAGCGCCTCGGCGCCGATCAGGCCCTTGGTCTCCGGGGTCTTGGGCAGGTGGATGGAGATCGCGTCGGCGCGCTCCAGCAGCTCGTCCAGCGTGACCAGCTCGATGCCGAGCTGCGCGGCGCGCGCGGCCGAGACGTAGGGGTCGTAGGCGATGAGCTTGGTGTCGAAAGCGGCGAGACGCTGCGCGAACAGCTGGCCGATCTTGCCGAGGCCGACCACGCCGACGGTCTTGCCCTGGATCTCGATGCCCGAGTAGCTGCTGCGCTTCCACGCGCCGCCCTGGAGGCTCTGGTCCGCGGCCGGGACCCGGCGGGCGACCGCGAGCAGCAGCGCGACGGCGTGCTCGGCGGCGGAGACGATGTTCGACGTCGGCGCGTTGACCACCAGGACACCGCGTTCGGTGGCGGCGGGGACCTCGACGTTGTCCAGTCCGACACCGGCGCGGGCGACCACCTTGAGCGAGGTGGTGGCGGCGAGGACCTCGGCGTCGACCTTGGTCGCGGACCGCACGAGCAGCGCGTCCGCCGTCTTCACGGCTTCGAGCAGCGCGGGGCGGTCCGTGCCGTCCACATGCTGGACCTCGACCTCGTCGGAGAACACGCTCAACACGGAAGGCGCGAGCTTCTCGGCGATGAGGACGACGGGCTTGTTCGGCTTGGTCACGATACGGCTCCCACTATCTGGTCTGTGCCTGCGACTCACTGTTGACGGTCACGCCGTTGTGCCCGGTTGCGCCGCAGTTTAGACCTGGTGACAGGGGATTGTTAACTCGCCCGTAATCCGGCGAAAACGAGATCGAGGAGCCGCTCGAGCCCCTTGTCACCCGAAAGGTGTTCACTGGCCCAGGAAAGCGCGTGGAGCACCACCAGCAATTCGTTCACCGTGACGTCCGCCCGGAGCTCCCCGGAGGCCTTCGCCCGTTCCACCAGATGGGACACGCCGTCCCGCATGGCGTGACATGACGCGTACAGCGGCGAGGTCTCGTCGTTGAGGACGTCGACCATCAGGTCGGGCAGCCCGCGATAACGCGCCGACTGCTCACCCATTCCGGCGAGCCAGGTCTTCAGCGCGCTCAGCGGCTCCGGCGAGTCCAGGAGTTCGCGGGCGACCTCGGCCTGCGTGTCGAACCCCTCGCGGAGCACCGTCTCGACCAGGTCCTCCCGCGTCGGGAAGTGCCGGTAGAGCGTTCCGATCCCGACACCGGCCTGACGCGCGATCTCTTCGAGCGACGCGTCGACCCCGTGCGCCGCGAAGGCGCGCCTCGCCTCTTGGAGGAGGCGCTCGTAGTTACGCCTGGCGTCCGCGCGCAGCGGCTTCTTCACGGTGTCCATCGCGCTCCCGAGCTTAGTCTCGACAAATCGGAGGCAGCCTCCGTATAGTCGGCGAGGTAACCGGAGGCTGCCTCATGTTAGCTGGGGAGACTGAAATGAACCTGATCGAAGACACCCGCGACCGGCTGGGACCGGTGGGCGTCTGGCTGCCTGTCGGCATGTTCACGCCGACACCCGACGAGGAACGGCGGGCGACGCAGCGGCTGGAACAAGCGGGGTATCGCACCGTGTGGGGTGGCGAAGGGCCGGGGAACCGGGAGCTGTTCGCGTACAGCGCCATCACGCTCGCCGCCACCGAACGGGTGGTCGTCGGCACCGGGATCGCCAACATCTGGTCGCGGCCCGCGTACACCACCCAAAGCGGTGGACGGACGCTCGCGCAGGCCTTCCCCGGCCGGTTCGTACTCGGCGTCGGGATCGGCCACGCACACCAGGCAGCGAAGACCGGCTCGGCGTACCGGCCGCTCGAACAGACCCGTGACTACCTCGCGGGCATGTCCGCGGCGGAGGAGGAATTCCCTTCGCCGGTCCCGTTTCCGCGGATCCTCGCCGCCGTCGGCCCGAAGATGCTCGAACTCGCGCGGGACATGGCGGACGGCGCGCATCCGTTCGCCCAGCCCTTCGAGCACACGCCGTACGCGCGCGAGATCCTCGGCCAGGACAAACTGCTCATCCCCACCCATTCGGTCCTGCTCGGCGACCGCGAACAGGCGCGGGCGGACGTCGCGAAGAGCATCGAACTGATGAAGCAGTACGACATCCCGCACTACTTCAAGGGCTGGAAGCGGCTGGGCTACACCGACGCCGACATCGACGGCGTCAGCGACAGGCTCGTGGACGGGCTGACAGCGTGGGGCGACGAGGAGAAGATCGCGGCCAGGATCAAGGAACTGGTGGACGCCGGCGCGGACACCGTGCTCGTCACCCCCGTCGGCGACGATCTCGAGACGCTCGTGACGCAGTTGGAGCGGCTGGCCCCGGCGCTGACCGCGGTGGCCCGATG contains these protein-coding regions:
- the serA gene encoding phosphoglycerate dehydrogenase, translated to MTKPNKPVVLIAEKLAPSVLSVFSDEVEVQHVDGTDRPALLEAVKTADALLVRSATKVDAEVLAATTSLKVVARAGVGLDNVEVPAATERGVLVVNAPTSNIVSAAEHAVALLLAVARRVPAADQSLQGGAWKRSSYSGIEIQGKTVGVVGLGKIGQLFAQRLAAFDTKLIAYDPYVSAARAAQLGIELVTLDELLERADAISIHLPKTPETKGLIGAEALKKVKQGVIIVNAARGGLIDEQALADAVSSGHVGGAGIDVFVTEPTTESPLFGLPNVVVTPHLGASTAEAQDRAGTDVAKSVLLALRGDFVPDAVNVAGGGTVGEHVRPYLSLTQKLGTVLTALNPKAPTSVTVVVKGELSNEDVSVLPLAAERGVFSGVVEDQVTFVNAPRVAEELGVQVELVTEPESPKFRSLVTVRAVYSDGATLSVSGSVTGKDEVEKLVEVNGRHFDLRAEGNVLLLEYPDRPGIMGRVGTLLGEAGINIEAAQISQTTDGADAVMLLRVDRSVDSHLLEPIGATVGAHTIRAVNFG
- a CDS encoding TIGR03620 family F420-dependent LLM class oxidoreductase produces the protein MNLIEDTRDRLGPVGVWLPVGMFTPTPDEERRATQRLEQAGYRTVWGGEGPGNRELFAYSAITLAATERVVVGTGIANIWSRPAYTTQSGGRTLAQAFPGRFVLGVGIGHAHQAAKTGSAYRPLEQTRDYLAGMSAAEEEFPSPVPFPRILAAVGPKMLELARDMADGAHPFAQPFEHTPYAREILGQDKLLIPTHSVLLGDREQARADVAKSIELMKQYDIPHYFKGWKRLGYTDADIDGVSDRLVDGLTAWGDEEKIAARIKELVDAGADTVLVTPVGDDLETLVTQLERLAPALTAVAR
- a CDS encoding TetR/AcrR family transcriptional regulator; translated protein: MDTVKKPLRADARRNYERLLQEARRAFAAHGVDASLEEIARQAGVGIGTLYRHFPTREDLVETVLREGFDTQAEVARELLDSPEPLSALKTWLAGMGEQSARYRGLPDLMVDVLNDETSPLYASCHAMRDGVSHLVERAKASGELRADVTVNELLVVLHALSWASEHLSGDKGLERLLDLVFAGLRAS
- a CDS encoding S8 family serine peptidase, which codes for MNRSRVPRWAIRSSAAVFAALLATSVTGATAAAQDVPLADGVTPAKIDRNGFQGKVEPKLKAAQGQITAFVELAKQPAVDAFNAEQNKGAGKEKAKKAAKDAKADAAATVNSVVGQLKAADAGTQLVTQTSNAVAGAVVTADAAKIRELAKRPDVVSVKKVVPKTRTNSSAVQLTNTLASWQQTGRYGDGIRVGVIDDGIDYTHADFGGPGTAAAYNAINRDQATPAFPTDKVVGGIDLVGDAYDSGSADPALKTPKPDPNPLSCGHHGTHVAGTVAGFGVDEAGKTFTGDYKKLNKKKLEAMQIGPGTAPKALLYAIKVFGCDGSTNVTSQALDWSLDPDGDGDFTDHLDVVNLSLGGDFATPDDPDSLFVRKIAANNVVPVFSAGNGGDLNDVGGAPGNTPEALTVASSRDASVLRDAIEAVAPAGVKGAKTGQFSQNYATYDTLDVTAPVVSLSAANAAGCAPYSDADKAKAAGKIVWLEWDDNDATRACGSGARSNNAQAAGAKGAVFSSTLEHFSAGIAGNAATPTFQLTGSATASLRPALNAGTLQVRMTGKGRVSVPTFDQTIVDTPSSFTSRGGRGPAVKPDVAAPGDSISSALSGSGAGRLVISGTSMAAPHTSGITALIRQAHPDWSVEEVKASVINTAGHDIHDASGRTYGPQRVGSGRIDAKAALDNQVLAYVVDNPGSVTVNFGVVEAGGPVTLTKTVKVVNKGLKPVEYSVGYEAVNALPGVEYTVDKPTVKLSPRGVALVKVTLKIADPKALRKVMDPTMAATQVGLARQFVADASGRIAFTPKSGTTVPLRLSVYSAPKPVSSISTPGNVNFGAGQNQAVLNLTGKGVDQGTGPQRYRSLISVLELQAESPQLPECDGDVTTDCTLNQTAKGGDLRYIGAASTAPLAKAQGEPENALLAFGLTTWSDLANLGSNTSPFVDIDTTGDGQPDFETYVTKVTATDVLVAVTVALKPGFPQVDIQPVNGQLGDVDTNVYDTNVVVLPVSIAALGIDPNAASHKISYTVGTSGFYAAPGAGSSTIDYVGTPLAFDALAPAYTVQGGGDSALGYVAKPGTALVVNRNAAAQDTVLGLLAIDHHNASGNRANVVKIQTNAGGGNSGVDRPGNGGRHTGRQPIGVG